A part of Roseitalea porphyridii genomic DNA contains:
- a CDS encoding DUF952 domain-containing protein produces MTATVYKIATRAEWADAEAAGRFDGAPIDIRDGYIHLSTAAQVRETAARHFAGQDGLVLIAVPAAALGAALRWEPSRGGALFPHLYAPLDPDSVAWVKPLPLGDDGAHLFPELDG; encoded by the coding sequence ATGACAGCCACCGTCTACAAGATCGCGACCCGCGCCGAATGGGCCGACGCCGAGGCCGCTGGCCGGTTCGACGGTGCGCCGATCGACATCAGGGACGGCTACATCCACCTGTCCACCGCCGCCCAGGTGCGCGAGACCGCGGCCAGGCATTTCGCCGGACAGGACGGACTGGTCCTGATCGCGGTGCCTGCGGCCGCGCTGGGCGCGGCGCTGCGCTGGGAGCCTTCGCGCGGCGGCGCGCTTTTCCCGCATCTGTACGCACCGCTTGATCCTGACAGTGTTGCCTGGGTGAAACCGCTGCCGCTCGGTGATGACGGGGCGCACCTCTTCCCGGAGCTCGACGGCTGA